From Triticum urartu cultivar G1812 chromosome 2, Tu2.1, whole genome shotgun sequence, a single genomic window includes:
- the LOC125536746 gene encoding chitin-inducible gibberellin-responsive protein 1, whose protein sequence is MDLHQLFKYRLTGANVFCEIPTENNLANSSWQTSPLKLEFSNSPYTPLSTQLECDNLSALSNTPDNQSSTETISAQPISPLEADSSYIKAGSIRENIQVRPDPLYATSRHNMQQTLRDIENVLMAPDADDATTSTKHEFEDTKPAQLMRQRSRTWSHESRQPLPGVVRPHFASGGYPTASYEFRPEKRQRELRDDRQHIVKGLLTKCAEALSEDRTEEFLKLVQEARGTVSINGEPIQRLGAYLLEGLVARHGNSGTNIYRALKCREPESKELLSYMKILYNICPYFKFGYMAANGAIAEALRSEDNIHIIDFQIAQGTQWITLIQALAARPGGPPHVRITGIDDPVSEYARGEGLEIVGNMLTSMSKEFNIPLEFTPLSVYATQVTEEMLKIRPGEAVAVNFTLQLHHTPDESVDVNNPRDGLLRMVKGLSPKVTTLVEQESHTNTTPFLMRFLETMDYYSAMFESIDANLPRDSKERISVEQHCLAKDIVNIIACEGKDRVERHELLGKWKSRLSMAGFKPYPLSSYVNSVIKKLLACYSDKYTLEEKDGAMLLGWNTRKLISASAWH, encoded by the coding sequence ATGGATTTGCACCAGCTATTCAAGTACAGATTGACTGGTGCTAACGTCTTCTGCGAAATTCCCACAGAGAACAATTTAGCGAACTCTTCCTGGCAAACTAGTCCACTGAAGTTAGAGTTCAGCAACTCTCCATACACCCCTCTTTCTACCCAGCTTGAGTGTGACAATTTGTCTGCTCTTAGCAACACTCCAGATAACCAGAGCTCTACTGAAACCATTTCAGCCCAACCAATCTCCCCGCTTGAAGCAGACAGCTCATACATAAAGGCAGGTAGCATCCGTGAGAACATCCAAGTGAGACCTGATCCATTGTATGCAACATCAAGACATAATATGCAACAGACTTTGCGTGACATTGAGAACGTTCTGATGGCACCTGATGCGGATGATGCAACAACGAGCACAAAGCATGAGTTTGAGGACACCAAGCCTGCTCAGCTCATGCGGCAGCGGTCGAGGACATGGAGCCATGAGTCACGACAGCCGTTGCCTGGAGTTGTTCGTCCACACTTTGCATCTGGTGGATACCCCACGGCAAGCTATGAGTTCCGCCCAGAGAAACGACAAAGGGAGTTAAGGGACGATCGGCAGCACATTGTGAAGGGTCTATTAACCAAGTGTGCTGAGGCATTAAGTGAGGACAGGACAGAGGAGTTCCTAAAGCTTGTTCAGGAGGCTCGTGGGACTGTTTCAATTAACGGGGAACCGATCCAGCGTTTAGGTGCTTACCTACTCGAGGGTTTGGTTGCTAGGCATGGGAACTCTGGTACAAACATCTACCGTGCTCTGAAATGCCGGGAGCCGGAGAGCAAGGAGCTTCTCTCCTACATGAAGATTTTATACAATATCTGTCCTTACTTCAAGTTTGGATACATGGCAGCTAATGGGGCGATTGCAGAGGCATTGAGAAGCGAGGACAACATCCACATAATTGATTTTCAGATTGCTCAAGGGACTCAATGGATCACACTGATACAAGCCCTAGCTGCAAGGCCTGGGGGTCCACCTCATGTGCGGATCACTGGAATAGATGACCCGGTATCAGAGTATGCCCGAGGTGAAGGCCTGGAGATAGTTGGAAACATGCTAACAAGCATGTCTAAAGAGTTCAATATACCTTTGGAATTTACACCTCTATCTGTCTATGCTACCCAAGTCACAGAGGAAATGCTTAAGATCAGACCAGGTGAAGCAGTTGCTGTCAACTTCACCCTCCAGCTGCACCATACCCCGGATGAGAGCGTGGACGTCAACAACCCACGGGACGGGTTGCTCCGCATGGTGAAAGGGCTGTCCCCGAAGGTGACCACGTTGGTGGAACAGGAGTCGCACACCAACACGACGCCTTTCTTGATGAGGTTTTTGGAGACCATGGATTACTACTCTGCCATGTTCGAGTCCATCGACGCCAACTTGCCTCGAGACAGCAAGGAGAGGATAAGTGTGGAGCAACACTGCCTGGCCAAGGACATCGTGAACATCATCGCCTGCGAGGGGAAGGACAGAGTGGAGAGGCATGAGCTGCTTGGCAAGTGGAAATCAAGGCTGAGCATGGCGGGCTTCAAGCCTTACCCGCTGAGCTCATATGTGAACTCGGTGATAAAGAAGCTCCTCGCGTGCTACTCGGACAAGTACACGCTGGAGGAGAAGGATGGGGCAATGCTCTTGGGCTGGAACACCAGGAAGTTGATATCTGCCTCTGCGTGGCACTGA